The sequence CAAATTATTGTGTATCCATCTCGGCTAATTTCTCAATGCGCTCTTATTCTGGGTTCAAGAATCAAAGATTTAAAACCTATTTCGATAATGAAATTTATTTGCCGTACATAAATTTCATCTACATCCCGATCTCAATATTCTGTGCTTTCATCATCACCGACTACATCCACTTTGGTAGCGAGTGCATTACACCTATCATTTTCCGAGTCATACTTTTTCTATTGATGATGGCTGTCGCCAGATACTGCATTACAAACAAACCCAACGTTTTGGAACTGGTAGAAAGTACTTTCCTTGTAGTTAGCTCACTTTTCTTAGTCTATGTCGGTCGGCTTGCGATTGATCTGAATAATTTCGATTACCAAGGTGGTATCATTCTCGTCATGATCTACATTGGCACATTTTCAAGATTGTCAGCCAAATACAGTATCTTTACGCTGTCGTTTATCTTTTTGGCTTATCTGATCGGCCTTGCGCCACTGCTTTATGAAGCAGAGCCAAAGCATGAAATAGAAACAATTTCCGTTTATATTTCGGCTTACATCCTAATCTCAGCGGCCTGTATAAGACGTGACTTAGAAGTACACAAGCGTTTTGCTCAATCCGAGCAGTTGCGCAAACAAGCGATTCAGCTTCGCAAACAATCCAATATGTTTGAGGCGCTTTCTTATCAAGACGCGCTAACAGGTTGCTACAACCGACTTTATCTTCATCAGGTCATAGAACCGAGCATAAACCGTCAGTTATCCATTACATCGATAATGATAGATGTTGATCATTTCAAATCAATTAACGACACCTACGGCCATCAAATGGGCGACATGGTGATAAAAGAACTGGCTGATGAGATTCAAAAACGACTACCGACGAGCAGTAACTGCTTTCGATACGGGGGTGAAGAATTTTTGGTTATGGTGCAAGGGGAAACAAAGGCTTCAATTGAATCGCTAGTTAACTCCCTTTTAGAGTCCCCTTCTCGCCTTAGGTTAGAGGTAACGATTTCAATCGGTGTAAAACATGCTCCGCAGGCCCTTGGTTCTGTCGAGCAACTTATCGACGACGCCGACCAAGCACTCTACATTTCGAAGAAAGGCGGTAGGAATAAGATCACATGGTGTGATTAATCACCCAGTATTTCACGCACCTTAGCGATTAACAAAAAAGACAACTACTCCAATCAAAAAAGCCCCGAACAATTTAATGCTCGGGGCTTTTATCTTGATTCTTCAGCTTTGGTAAGCGTTGCAATTAAGCAAAGAACCAGTATCCAACAAGAATCGTCTAAGAATACACGACGCTTGCTGTTTTCTGTTCAAGTTCAACGGGAGAGTTCCAAGAAATCACTTTCTCGTTCACTTGGCTGCCGCATGGCGCGTTCCAAACTTGCTCGAGTTCTTCTTTGCCACCAATCGCTTCATAAAAAGCAATCGCTTGGTGGTTCTCAGACATCACCTCTAGGTAGAGCCCTGAGTCCGAATAGTATTGCTGCAACCACTTCGATAATTCAGACAGCAGACGCTTGCCTACACCTCGACCACGATAATTATTGTCTACGTGTAACGCATCAATGAACGTGCCACGCTCAAAGTTGTGATTACCAAACGCGCAGACGAAACCAACCAGTAAACCGCCTTCTTCAAGCAATAAAACATGTTGGTTGAAAGGAGGATTAATCAAACGAGTCTGCCAAATAACAGATCTGTCCTCCAAAACATCATTTTCTAAGTAATCATCAGCAAGAATGCCACGGTAATATAGCTTCCAGCTATCCGCGTGTAATTGGGCAATCCGCTCATAATCTTTATATTCAGCTACCTTAATTTCCATTTATTAGCCCTTAGTACTTCCATTTATGACTTGCTACTACATTTCACACTACCTTTATACAATATTTAAGCAAAACATACTAATACACGTTTACACTTTCAATATTGACTTACACGTGTACGCTGATATTCTAGCGCACAGATGTAAGCCCAATGGAAATTTGCTAATGAATAGTGCCGACAAACAATCTACAAAAAAGCCGCCATTAATCTGGCTCAATATTTTTGTGTTCTCTTTTAGTATGCTGCTTGCTGTTGTTGCGGCTCCCGTTTATGGCTACTTTTTTGGCTATGGCATGGAGCACTGGATATGGTTAGCAATCTGCTTTACGTTCTGTAACCTTTCAATCACGACGGGTTATCACCGTTTATGGTCACACAAAGCGTTTGAGGCGCATTCAAGCCTAAGGTTCCTGTTTGCATTGGGTGGCGCATTTGCCCTACAGAACAGCGCGCTACACTGGTCTTCTGATCACCGTGTGCATCACAAGCATGTCGATAACAATGACAAAGACCCATACTCTGCAAAACGTGGATTTTGGTACTCACACATTGGCTGGATGATTCGTAATTACAGCACTTCAATGTACGAAAACTACGAAAACTGCCGTGACCTTAAAAAAGACAAGATTGTTATGTGGCAGCACAAGCACTATGTTCTGTTGGCATTGCTAATGAACTTCGGCGTTCCTATCGCTTTAGGTGTGATTTACGGTGACGTACTTGGCATGTTGTTAATCGTAGGCGCTGTTCGTTTGGTACTTAATCACCACACAACATTCTTCATTAACTCCCTTGCTCACATCTGGGGTAGCCAACCTTTTACCGATAAAAACACGGCCCGTGATAACGGTGTGTTAGCGGTTTTCACTTTTGGCGAAGGCTACCATAACTTCCACCACATCTTTGAGAACGACTACCGTAACGGCATCTACTGGTGGCAATACGATCCAACAAAGTGGCTGATCAAGAGTGCTTCGCTGATGGGACTGGCAAGTAAGCTTAAGAAAACCCCCCAAGCTCGTATTGAGAAAGCTGAAGCGTCAATGTTACTTAAACGCACCCAGCAAAAAATCATGCATCGTGCCGACAAGCAACAAATCGCGGAGAAGCTTCAACAAGAGTTTGATGCTCTAGTATCAAACATGAACGAGTATTACGAAGTTAAAAAGCAGCTGCTTGAAAGTAAACGTGAAGACGTTGTGAAGAAGTACGAACACTCAGTTCTTAAAGTTCGTTACCAGCAAATCAAAATGAATTTCGAACAACAGAAGAAAAATTGGGCGATGACAGTGGAACAATATGCTTAAAGCAAAAAAATACGCTTAACACACCAATAACAACACAGTTTGATTCTTATTCTGAAGCCCTTATATTGCTATGAGGGCTTTTTTAATTCACAGTTCTAATTAAATTTATGAATTTTAAGTCTTTATTCTAATTACAGACACTAGTTCCAAATGTCACATTTCCAATGCAACAAGATGTCACTTCAGAGCCTTGCCTGTGACAAGAATCACTTACAGAATGATATCCATCTCATAACATGCGCGTCCCAAATTTCTTTCAGCAATTAGCGGACCCACTTTATGAAATTGTTAAAAACATCTATCGCTTTCGCCATCTCTTCTGCACTTTTGATTGGTTGCAGCAGTGACACAGATTACGTTCAACCTGAAGAAGTAAAGATCGCGACTTATAACTTGTCTTTTGATCGTGCCACCTTCGAAGACCTCGTAACGGAAATGCAGATTGAACCAAGCGCTCAAACAAAATTAGTGAGCGACTATTTGGATAACACGATTGATGCCGCTGACAAAGAAACAGCAGCGAAAGTTATTCAGATCCGTAACGTCGCTGCCGTGATTCAAAAGAATCGTCCTGATGTTCTTATGATGGCTGAGTTTAACAACGACGGAACAGGTACTGACAAATCAGCACTCGAAGGCTTCCAGAAAAACTACCTTTCTGTTGCTCAAAGTATCGAAGGAGCAGGCGGTGACGCGAACCTAGAACCAATCTCATACCCGTATTTTGAGAGCTATTCGACCAATACAGGTTTGCTGAACGAATTTGGTTTTGATTTAGACAATGACGGTAACTTCGGAACACTTCCCGGTGACGCTTGGGGCTTCGGTTTCTACCATGGCCAGTACGCGTTCGCTTTGATGTCTAAATACGAAATCGACACGGCCAACACTCGCACATTCCAAGAATTTAAATGGAAAGATCTTGAAGGTGCTACCATCCCAACAATCACAGTGTGTGATGATCCTAGTAAGTTCCCTGCAGGCATGGACTGTGGTGACGAGTGGTACACAGCGGCTGAATGGGAAGAAGTTCGTCTATCGTCAAAAAACCACGTTGACGCACCGATCCTAATCCCAACTAAAAATGGTACAGAAACCGTTCACTTGTTAATGTCACACCCTACTCCTCCAGCTTTTGATGTGGGGAAGAACATTGAGCAAAACGCAGCAGAAGTCGACTTCTGGCACCAATACATCCAAAACAAGTCGTTCATCTATGATGATTCTGGAAAAACGGGCGGCCTAGAACAAGGCAAGCACTTTGTCATGATGGGCGACCAAAACCTAGATCCTGTTGATGGAGACGGCATTAGCTCTGTAATGCAAGATTTGCATAACGACTCGTTAGTTAACCAAGAAGTCACCAACGGCAGTCTATACCCTACTAGTTATGGCGCAGCTGAACATGCGGTAGATAATTCATTGCCTCACCCACAGCCAAACCGTATCACTTCAACGTTTGGACTTGCTGTAGACTACGCACTGCCGTCAGCTACCTTAAACATTGTTGAATCTGGTGTATATTGGTCAGCTTCGTACGAAGAAGGACGCAAGCTATTCAATGACTCACGAATTGGTGATTATGGTAACGGCAAAGATGTTTCATCTGACCACCGTATGATCTGGGTGAAAGCAGACTTCAGTAACTAACCTATTCAATTGAGAACCAAGAAGCCCTCCTATTGCTACGAGGGCTTTTTATTGAGCGAAACGATTGCTACCAGCTTTATGCTCTCAAACTCTAATTGTGGATGCTAGTAACCATAGTTATTGGATTCCAGAGCTCTTTCTTCAATCTAAAATATAACTATATTACTTGAACTTAACGAGTTTATAGCTAAGGAATTGAGAATGAGTAAACTGACTATTATTGCAACGATCGTCTCTAAAGAAGACAAAACTGAGCTAGTTAAATCAGAGATGATTAAACTGATCGATAAAACCCGTGTTGAAGACGGCTGTATTAACTACGATTTGCACCAAGATAACAGTAACCCTGCTCACTTTGTTTTTCATGAGAACTGGGATTCTGAAGCTCATCTAGAGAAACACTTAGCGAGCCAACACATCGCCGAGTACATGGCTGCGACTGAAAACTGTATTGAAACCTTTGTGCTCAACAAAATGACGCACATTGCCTAACCAGTCACTCAGTACTGATTCAATAAAAACCCTGATTTCAACGCAGGGTTTCGCTTTTCTTGCCTGTCATGTTGTTTCGAGTTCATTTTGTGCCAGGCTCGAGGTGCCGCTTCCTCCCTCATAAACAGAAGCTAATCTCTCCACAGTCGAAATATTCCTAAACCAATATCAAGTAACCTCACGAAAGATCATTCACATTCATTTAAATACTGTTCGCGCGCTTTGACCATAAACTAAGCGCCAAATTACAAGAACAACAGTCGACAGGAATGTAGATGAATACCAAACAACTTGAGGGCGCTGTAAGTGAAGTGAACTTATTCAATCAGCACATATACTTAATCCAATCCGTGCATACCATTCCGACCCCAAAAATGAATTGGGAGTCGATTGCGATGGAGCCTGCTCCGGTAATGCCAACAGTTCGATTCGATCATAAAGTCAAAGGCATGGAAGCACTCGATGAGTACAAGCCTAGCTGGCTAGATATGCTGCTAGGCAACAAGTCGAAATTGTACACCCTCACTAACAATATTGAGCGTGCCGCCGAACAGGACATCGAGCAATACAAGACAGAGTTTGTACATTGGGTTCAAAGCTACAGCTACTGGGCCAAGGGCAATCAATTATCGAAAGGTATTTTAAACAACGATAGCGAAGCAAAGCTTTCTGCCCTTTCCGAAGCTCAGCAGAACTCCATTAACGCCGCGGTAGCCGACACTAAGCTGATTAACCATAACTTCAATACTTATAAGAATGGTCACCTGCTAGAAATCAATATTCAGGTTAATAAGCACAACGTGATCCCTAAAGAAAAAAAGGTATTGTGCCAAGGTGAAGTGAAGCTTGAAACGATGTCTCTTTCTGAAAGCAATGCTTTATATCGAGAGTATGTCTGCAGCTGTATTCTCAAATGTGCGCAAGATGCTTTCAATGTCTTACCCGAGACGAGCGCTGTGATCAATGTTGAACAGATTTCAGCAGATCAATCAAGCGAGACCATAGTTTCATGCCATGTCGAACAAGGGCTACTCGAGTTCTTATTAATCGAAGACGATAAACCTTCTGAGATACTTGAATTCTTTGTCCACATTGAAGATTTCAATCCTCATCGAGGTAGCGGGTTCTCAGCGATAAAAACGATTTTTTCGCCTTTACCTATGGCGTCGTAACTCACTAGCTTTTTCGATTCAATCATTGGCGACTCTTCACGACTAACCTTGCGTTCGTCGTGTTCTATCATTTTATATACCAAACCATTATGTCGACACACGCTATCTCGCAAACAACGCGCCCATTAACAAACACAGTTTCATACACACGATACCTAGGAAAGCTACCTTTAGCTCTCATCGCGTTCTCTATGCCCATATTTGGAAAAGAGGCTGGAGAGGAGGTTGAAGAAGTGGAAGTCGAGGACCAAGTCGTATTAAGCGAAGGTGCTGAATTACAAGAAGAAGCTAAAGAATCCCCTTTTACGACCTTGACCAAGCTTGGGTTTATCTACTCACAAAACACCAGCTCATCTTTGTCGATCAACTCTGGAATCTCTATTGGATACAAAAAAGAGAACTGGGGCCAACGAGTTCAGTTTGATACCTACTATACCGATGCTGAAAATGATGAAGATGGTACTAATCGTTATACCACCAACTATGGCATCAGCTATGACTTAAACGAAGTCACCTATTTGGTTGCGACAACCCGTTTTGAACACGACCACTTTGGTACCTATCGTAAGCAGTTCATTGTTGCTACCGGATTAGGTCGTCATTTTTACGATACCGAAAGAATCAAGCTTCAAGGATCGGCGGGCCCGGGTTATCGAATCAGTAAACGACAATCCTCCGATGAAGAGTTCCCCAACAAAGAGAACTATGAGCTAATTGTTAATGCCAGTATTGATGGCTCGCTAACGCTCACAGAAACGTTTTCTATGGGCGCAACCGCTAACATGGCTTACGGTGAAGAAAACACCAACTACAACCTTAAGGGCTATCTAAAGAACATTCTGATGGGCAACTTGGCGCTTACGTTCGATACCGAATACATTTACAACACAACCGTCGCCTCAGACCAAAGCAACGCCGAAATCTACAGCTCGATGAATCTCAACTACGACTTTTAAAGATCCCTTCAATTCCTACCCCGTATACAAATAAGGCCCTCATATGAGGGCCTTGAAGTATCTAGCTTAAATTTGAACGATCTCGCTACGCTGTTTTCGTTCTAAATCGAGTCAACACATCCATTTGCTTTAGGTTCGCCATACCGACATACGCGACAGGCACTAAAAACAACGAGAAGAAGGTTCCGACAGACAAGCCGCCGACCAGCACCAAACCAATATTAATACGACCTAATGAACCTGGGCCATCAGCCAAAGCCAACGGTAATGAGCCAAGGATCATGGTGAGTGATGTCATCAAGATAGGACGCAGCCTTGAACGTGCGCTGCTGATTGCCGCTTCCTGAGCACTTGCACCCGATTTACGTTTCTCGTTCGCAAATTCCACCAGCAAAATACCGTGTTTAGTTACAAGGCCGACCAAAGTCAGCAAACCAATTTTTGAGTAGATATTGAGGCTTTGTCCAAATATCGATAGCGTCAAAATCGCGCCTACAATACACAATGGAACCGTCAGTAAGATGATCATTGGGTCAACAAAGCTTTCAAACTGAGCCGCTAAAATCAAGAAGATGAACACTAAGGCCAATACAAACAGCACTTGTGCACCCGCTGTTGAATCGACGAGGTCTTTTACAATTCCGTTGAACTCGTAACTCTGTGCGGATTTTAATAAACTCGGCACCGTGTCGTCGATATAAGTTTTGACATCACTCGCCGTGTATCCCGGCATTAAATCAGCTGTGA is a genomic window of Vibrio crassostreae containing:
- a CDS encoding acyl-CoA desaturase, with translation MNSADKQSTKKPPLIWLNIFVFSFSMLLAVVAAPVYGYFFGYGMEHWIWLAICFTFCNLSITTGYHRLWSHKAFEAHSSLRFLFALGGAFALQNSALHWSSDHRVHHKHVDNNDKDPYSAKRGFWYSHIGWMIRNYSTSMYENYENCRDLKKDKIVMWQHKHYVLLALLMNFGVPIALGVIYGDVLGMLLIVGAVRLVLNHHTTFFINSLAHIWGSQPFTDKNTARDNGVLAVFTFGEGYHNFHHIFENDYRNGIYWWQYDPTKWLIKSASLMGLASKLKKTPQARIEKAEASMLLKRTQQKIMHRADKQQIAEKLQQEFDALVSNMNEYYEVKKQLLESKREDVVKKYEHSVLKVRYQQIKMNFEQQKKNWAMTVEQYA
- a CDS encoding DUF481 domain-containing protein, with the protein product MPIFGKEAGEEVEEVEVEDQVVLSEGAELQEEAKESPFTTLTKLGFIYSQNTSSSLSINSGISIGYKKENWGQRVQFDTYYTDAENDEDGTNRYTTNYGISYDLNEVTYLVATTRFEHDHFGTYRKQFIVATGLGRHFYDTERIKLQGSAGPGYRISKRQSSDEEFPNKENYELIVNASIDGSLTLTETFSMGATANMAYGEENTNYNLKGYLKNILMGNLALTFDTEYIYNTTVASDQSNAEIYSSMNLNYDF
- a CDS encoding putative quinol monooxygenase, translating into MSKLTIIATIVSKEDKTELVKSEMIKLIDKTRVEDGCINYDLHQDNSNPAHFVFHENWDSEAHLEKHLASQHIAEYMAATENCIETFVLNKMTHIA
- a CDS encoding GGDEF domain-containing protein — its product is MPYINFIYIPISIFCAFIITDYIHFGSECITPIIFRVILFLLMMAVARYCITNKPNVLELVESTFLVVSSLFLVYVGRLAIDLNNFDYQGGIILVMIYIGTFSRLSAKYSIFTLSFIFLAYLIGLAPLLYEAEPKHEIETISVYISAYILISAACIRRDLEVHKRFAQSEQLRKQAIQLRKQSNMFEALSYQDALTGCYNRLYLHQVIEPSINRQLSITSIMIDVDHFKSINDTYGHQMGDMVIKELADEIQKRLPTSSNCFRYGGEEFLVMVQGETKASIESLVNSLLESPSRLRLEVTISIGVKHAPQALGSVEQLIDDADQALYISKKGGRNKITWCD
- a CDS encoding GNAT family N-acetyltransferase: MEIKVAEYKDYERIAQLHADSWKLYYRGILADDYLENDVLEDRSVIWQTRLINPPFNQHVLLLEEGGLLVGFVCAFGNHNFERGTFIDALHVDNNYRGRGVGKRLLSELSKWLQQYYSDSGLYLEVMSENHQAIAFYEAIGGKEELEQVWNAPCGSQVNEKVISWNSPVELEQKTASVVYS
- a CDS encoding endonuclease/exonuclease/phosphatase family protein produces the protein MKLLKTSIAFAISSALLIGCSSDTDYVQPEEVKIATYNLSFDRATFEDLVTEMQIEPSAQTKLVSDYLDNTIDAADKETAAKVIQIRNVAAVIQKNRPDVLMMAEFNNDGTGTDKSALEGFQKNYLSVAQSIEGAGGDANLEPISYPYFESYSTNTGLLNEFGFDLDNDGNFGTLPGDAWGFGFYHGQYAFALMSKYEIDTANTRTFQEFKWKDLEGATIPTITVCDDPSKFPAGMDCGDEWYTAAEWEEVRLSSKNHVDAPILIPTKNGTETVHLLMSHPTPPAFDVGKNIEQNAAEVDFWHQYIQNKSFIYDDSGKTGGLEQGKHFVMMGDQNLDPVDGDGISSVMQDLHNDSLVNQEVTNGSLYPTSYGAAEHAVDNSLPHPQPNRITSTFGLAVDYALPSATLNIVESGVYWSASYEEGRKLFNDSRIGDYGNGKDVSSDHRMIWVKADFSN